The genome window TCGACGCGGACCTCGAGCGAGTCGACCTTCTCCTCGAGGTCGTCGTAGGCGGACTCGTAGTCCGTCTCGACGAGGACCTCGCCGATCTCGCGGTACATCCCCGCGTCCTCGTCGACGTCTTCGAGGGCGTCGAGGGCGGTCTTCGACTCGTTGAGCGCGGACTGCGCCTGCTCCTTCTGCTCGGCGACCTGCTGTGCGGTCTCCTGAAGCTCCTGCAGTTCCTCGATCTTCTCCTGTGCCTCGGGCGGCATGTTCCCTTGCATGGGCGGACCGAGGCGGCCCGGACAGAAAAACCCCTTACTTCTCCGACGAGGGAGAGATGGGCTCGCAGCGGCCCGAAGAGTCGCGGTATCGGCGTATTCGGTGAGCCTCAATCGCGCCCCGCGCCGACGTCCTCGGCGACCGCGACCAGCCGCGACCAGCTGTTGACGCCGGCGCGCAGCGCCACGAGGTCGTCGGCGAGCACGCGGACGCGGACCGACTCGCCCTCGCGGTCGACCGTCGCGCTCGATCGGGCGTCGTCGATCTCGCCGACCTCGGGACCGAGCGCGTCGGCCACGACGCGGGCGCGCCGCTCGGTGGGGTAACTGAAAGAGAGGACCGTCTCGTGTGCGCGCGTCGCCGTCACGGTCCGAAATGGAGGGAGGTCGCTTACTCGACGTCGACTTCCTTGATGTCGCCGCCGCGCTCCTTCAGGAGGACGCGGTGGCCGCAGTACGGGCAGCGCACGCCGCCGTACTCGTCGAGGGTGACGTCGCGCTTACAGCGGGAGCACTTGTAGCTCATCGTCCTATTCCTCGTCGGCGAGCGCGGCGCGGATGGAGCGGCGGACGGTGCGACCGCCGGGCGTCTCGGGGCGGTACGCGCCGCCCGTGAACGTCTCGCCGGTCTCCTCGTTGACCCAGATGCCGGTGCCTTTGCGCGTGACGTCGTCGCCGTCGACGGTCGCGTTGCGCATCTCCGCTTCGATGTCCTGGACCCGCTTGCGGGAGACCCGGCCGTAGCGGGCGCCGAATCGGCCCGCGCTGCCGGTGCTTCGAGCCTTGTCCTCAGCCATAGTAGCCACTTCTACCGCCAGCGTAGGTAAAAAGGCTGCGAGTTGGGGGCGGGCGGCGACGACGGAGTACGAGCCGAAGGCGGTGGCGCGTGCCTGCGAGCGGCCGGAGCGAAGCGGAGGCCGCGAAGCCAGCACCGCGCGAGGGAGTCAGTCGCCGGAGCGAAGCGACG of Halorubrum trapanicum contains these proteins:
- a CDS encoding DNA-directed RNA polymerase subunit P, yielding MSYKCSRCKRDVTLDEYGGVRCPYCGHRVLLKERGGDIKEVDVE
- a CDS encoding prefoldin subunit beta, whose product is MPPEAQEKIEELQELQETAQQVAEQKEQAQSALNESKTALDALEDVDEDAGMYREIGEVLVETDYESAYDDLEEKVDSLEVRVEQLEKQEERVEEQFDDLQSELQQMLQGGAGGGGGPMGPGGPGAGGA
- a CDS encoding KEOPS complex subunit Pcc1, producing MTATRAHETVLSFSYPTERRARVVADALGPEVGEIDDARSSATVDREGESVRVRVLADDLVALRAGVNSWSRLVAVAEDVGAGRD